Proteins encoded by one window of Channa argus isolate prfri chromosome 1, Channa argus male v1.0, whole genome shotgun sequence:
- the ccdc172 gene encoding coiled-coil domain-containing protein 172 isoform X3: MSLDALFQQILLTEQQMTERTQRFKQVKVALIRWKEKLKSAAEKYEKTTTEIDQKAQQLSVMRLQHDLMKKCEDQMLKQIEEILCQKSNLREHLIKKESVSKDEEQNFLQEISRFNDEFSLQDDRETVFDSQMHTEILDLEREVESLYKEIEQMSHSNNHMSSMQEEKRALQFELQGLYNNLKDLDRQLSEAEAMTDSLKAEILFVSQKPFTDSTCVRLRKELELHKEGELELLRETLSSEIQFLQSKLDSSQGSEQH; this comes from the exons ATGAGTTTAGATGCCCTGTTTCAACAAATTCTTTTAACTGAACAGCAAATGACCGAACGGACACAACGATTCAAACAAG TTAAAGTAGCTCTTATCAGATGGAAGGAGAAGCTAAAGAGCGCAGCCGAAAAGTATGAAAAaaccacaactgaaattgaCCAAAAG GCTCAGCAGTTGTCTGTGATGAGGCTGCAGCATGATCTGATGAAGAAATGTGAAGACCAGATGTTAAAGCAAATTGAGGAGATTCTCTGCCAGAAGAGCAACCTCAGAGAACATCTA AtcaaaaaagaaagtgtgtCTAAAGACGAAGAGCAAAACTTCCTTCAAGAAATCTCAAGGTTCAACGATGAGTTCAGTCTTCAagatgacagagagacagtgttCGATAGCCAAATGCACACTGAGATCCTGGACCTGGAGAGGGAGGTGGAATCATTATACAAAG AGATAGAGCAGATGAGCCACAGCAACAATCACATGAGCTCTatgcaggaggagaagagagcTCTCCAGTTTGAACTTCAGGGCCTATATAACAACCTAAAAg ACTTGGATCGGCAGTTGAGTGAGGCCGAAGCAATGACAGATTCTCTGAAAGCTGAGATCCTGTTTGTCAGTCAGAAACCTTTCACTGACAGCACCTGTGTAAG ACTGAGGAAGGAGCTGGAGCTGCATAAAGAAGGAGAGCTTGAGCTTCTGCGAGAGACACTTAGTTCAGAAATACAGTTCCTGCAGTCG aaactgGACAGCAGCCAGGGAAGTGAACAGCATTAG
- the ccdc172 gene encoding coiled-coil domain-containing protein 172 isoform X2 gives MRLQHDLMKKCEDQMLKQIEEILCQKSNLREHLIKKESVSKDEEQNFLQEISRFNDEFSLQDDRETVFDSQMHTEILDLEREVESLYKDLDRQLSEAEAMTDSLKAEILFVSQKPFTDSTCVRLRKELELHKEGELELLRETLSSEIQFLQSVSCCAGKLLFSLMKIVSDRRLLVLSFLTRLKPAQSMSTIEGSSKLLLFFFPETGQQPGK, from the exons ATGAGGCTGCAGCATGATCTGATGAAGAAATGTGAAGACCAGATGTTAAAGCAAATTGAGGAGATTCTCTGCCAGAAGAGCAACCTCAGAGAACATCTA AtcaaaaaagaaagtgtgtCTAAAGACGAAGAGCAAAACTTCCTTCAAGAAATCTCAAGGTTCAACGATGAGTTCAGTCTTCAagatgacagagagacagtgttCGATAGCCAAATGCACACTGAGATCCTGGACCTGGAGAGGGAGGTGGAATCATTATACAAAG ACTTGGATCGGCAGTTGAGTGAGGCCGAAGCAATGACAGATTCTCTGAAAGCTGAGATCCTGTTTGTCAGTCAGAAACCTTTCACTGACAGCACCTGTGTAAG ACTGAGGAAGGAGCTGGAGCTGCATAAAGAAGGAGAGCTTGAGCTTCTGCGAGAGACACTTAGTTCAGAAATACAGTTCCTGCAGTCGGTAAGTTGCTGTGCTGGGAAGCTTTTGTTTAGTCTAATGAAAATTGTTTCTGATAGGAGGCTACTTGTCCTTTCATTTCTTACCAGACTCAAACCAGCACAGAGCATGTCCACGATAGAAGGAAGTtcaaaattattactttttttttttccagaaactgGACAGCAGCCAGGGAAGTGA
- the si:ch1073-126c3.2 gene encoding uncharacterized protein si:ch1073-126c3.2: MASKAALVWLCLLAVLSSSVAQHETLRNNCTSQLFEDVSNNLKVAIGCGENLPPAMTAEQTAALLQSMKSLSDSLHKQQLKECHGALPKTCPDAEVPVNGGLTCVTVNNKRYCKPLCNHGYDFAFLRRSRLYDECSEQTRHKWNTQYVGGNKLAVCSEASIQVSGANSAYFPKDQDCLVTKSSIQLLNNTIEVFTTELKNQGIQGKPQYPCLVCG, translated from the exons ATGGCATCGAAGGCGGCTTTGGTTTGGCTTTGTTTATTAGCAG TCTTATCTTCATCTGTTGCTCAGCATGAAACCTTACGTAATAACTGCACCTCTCAACTCTTTGAGGATGTATCGAATAATCTCAAG GTGGCGATAGGGTGTGGCGAAAACCTGCCACCTGCAATGACTGCAGAGCAGACAGCTGCGCTACTTCAGTCTATGAAGAGTCTGAGCGATTCTCtgcacaaacagcagctgaaag AATGCCATGGTGCATTGCCAAAGACATGTCCTGATGCTGAAGTGCCTGTCAATGGCGGGTTGACTTGTGTCACAGTCAACAACAAGCGCTATTGCAAACCTCTGTGCAACCAT GGTTATGATTTTGCCTTTTTGAGGAGGAGCCGTTTATATGATGAATGCAGTGAGCAGACAAGACACAAATGGAACACCCAGTATGTAGGGGGAAACAAGCTGGCTGTGTGCAGTG AGGCATCTATTCAAGTTTCAGGAGCAAATTCAGCATATTTTCCAAAAGATCAGGACTGTTTGGTGACTAAGAGCAGCATCCAACTGCTGAACAACACCATCGAAGTATttaccactgagctgaagaatCAAGGCATACAAGGGAAGCCGCAGTATCCCTGCCTTGTATGTGGATAA
- the ccdc172 gene encoding coiled-coil domain-containing protein 172 isoform X1 — MRLQHDLMKKCEDQMLKQIEEILCQKSNLREHLIKKESVSKDEEQNFLQEISRFNDEFSLQDDRETVFDSQMHTEILDLEREVESLYKEIEQMSHSNNHMSSMQEEKRALQFELQGLYNNLKDLDRQLSEAEAMTDSLKAEILFVSQKPFTDSTCVRLRKELELHKEGELELLRETLSSEIQFLQSVSCCAGKLLFSLMKIVSDRRLLVLSFLTRLKPAQSMSTIEGSSKLLLFFFPETGQQPGK, encoded by the exons ATGAGGCTGCAGCATGATCTGATGAAGAAATGTGAAGACCAGATGTTAAAGCAAATTGAGGAGATTCTCTGCCAGAAGAGCAACCTCAGAGAACATCTA AtcaaaaaagaaagtgtgtCTAAAGACGAAGAGCAAAACTTCCTTCAAGAAATCTCAAGGTTCAACGATGAGTTCAGTCTTCAagatgacagagagacagtgttCGATAGCCAAATGCACACTGAGATCCTGGACCTGGAGAGGGAGGTGGAATCATTATACAAAG AGATAGAGCAGATGAGCCACAGCAACAATCACATGAGCTCTatgcaggaggagaagagagcTCTCCAGTTTGAACTTCAGGGCCTATATAACAACCTAAAAg ACTTGGATCGGCAGTTGAGTGAGGCCGAAGCAATGACAGATTCTCTGAAAGCTGAGATCCTGTTTGTCAGTCAGAAACCTTTCACTGACAGCACCTGTGTAAG ACTGAGGAAGGAGCTGGAGCTGCATAAAGAAGGAGAGCTTGAGCTTCTGCGAGAGACACTTAGTTCAGAAATACAGTTCCTGCAGTCGGTAAGTTGCTGTGCTGGGAAGCTTTTGTTTAGTCTAATGAAAATTGTTTCTGATAGGAGGCTACTTGTCCTTTCATTTCTTACCAGACTCAAACCAGCACAGAGCATGTCCACGATAGAAGGAAGTtcaaaattattactttttttttttccagaaactgGACAGCAGCCAGGGAAGTGA